GAAACAACCACATCATGTAAAGCGCTAATAGCTTCACGAAAAGCGACATTTTGCCGCAATTCTCCCACAAAGTAAGTTGGGGGACGTTTCGTATCTGGGGAAAATGACATTTGTGTGTTTCCACCGCTTTCGTTAACAGCGGTACTTTGTTTATAAGCGTAGTTAAATTCCATAATTTTAGTTTTGATAATTGGTTGCGTAGACGCGTAGCGGTGAAGCAGCGCGGTCTTGGGGGTTTCCCCCATGAGCGACTGCACCAAGCCGAAGGGCTTGTCATCAGACATCGCAATCAGCCAACTTGATAAATTATTGGTCGATATTTTGGTTGAGGAATAGATTTACCTTCAGTAGTAGCTGTTTCTAGCCAAGCAGCTTTAGCAATCATTACCTCGTGAACTGCTTCTTCCGGTGTTGAACCCCAAGCAGAACAGAATTTCAAGTCAGGTATGTCAGCAATATAACCTTCATCTTCTTCGCTGTAGAAAATGTTAATGTGATAATCTTTCATGATTCATTCTTTAAGTATAGCTTTGCAAAAGTTCATAGCGTTTTTTAACGCAGAGGAACACGGAGGTAAGCGCAGAGTGACGCAGAGTTTTTGTAATAATTTAAGGAAATACAGGTAATTTACATTCTGACTTCACAAACTGCTTTTACATCTATTGGCAACGAAAACTGAGGATAATTTTTATGAATTTTTAACATAATTTGTATCGCCTTTGCTTTATCTCCAATTGCCATAGTTAGTGATTGTCTCGTCATAACTTCAGCCACAACTTTAGCAGCTTCTTCGCTTTTTTGTGCCTCAGCATCAAGAAAAGCAAAAATTCGCTTTTTCGCAACACGTCCGGAATTGACGCGGCATAACACACTTATAAAATAAGGCATCAACTCCCGCAAACGTTCTGGATTATCTACAGCATACTCTTGCAAATAGTTAGTTGCAAATAACTGCATATCTGCTGATGGATGTTCGCTGAATTTCAAGAGATATTCTTGTCCATCTGCTTGTTGGAAATTGCGAGTTAATAAATTACGTCCAAGTCTACGTGCATCTTCACGCACGCTATCACAAATGCTTACCAAAATCTTCGGGGTGAATTCTTCCGAACCAAATTCTGTAGTAAATATCTTAAAAGCAAACTCCCGTGAGTCTTGCCATTTTGACTCTAGCATCCGCACCGCTGATAACATTTCTTCGGAATCTAAACGCAAGCGATTTAATATCTGTAAAAACATCTGCCGTGCGGCTTCTCGCACTGATAAAATTTCGTGATTGGCAAGTTTGACAATTTCGCTAGCGGCAAATTCTGTTATCCAAGCGTTGCTATTTGCACCCAGCACCACACCACCTAATTCTTGTGCAGCGGAAGACTTTGCTGCAAGTAGATTTAAAGCAGTTTCTTTAGTAACGCTTGTCATCCATCCCTGCAAATCTTCCCGCAACAAACGTACTAAATAGCTGTGAATACCTTCATGCTTTTCGGGAGTTAACAGCACTTCGATAAAATCAGATGCTAGCTCTATGGTAAAAGCTGGATAAGCGGCTCCTAAACGGTGGATAATAGGTTGAATCGCATTGCGAATTTCTGCATTTGTATTCACTGCCATTGCGACAATTAAAATGCTTTCCTCACCGATTAGTTTTTCATCAGGTAACTGTCCAAATAGTCTAATACCGAGAACTTGCACTAATTCGTAAGGTGAAGCCAATAATGATTCAATTATGTGGGATGGCAAGTTTTCGGCACTAATTTCGTGATTTAATAAAATCTGAACGCCTAATTCTTGAATTTCCACCAGTGGATGTGTCAACAAATCATTGATGACACTTAAACCCAAGTTACGCAATTGAGGTGCAAAACTTATTAGTAAAGTTTCACCAATTTCTTCTGCCATTTCCCCTTGGGTTGAGGATAATGTTAATAATTTGGCAATGATGCGCCCAATTAATACTTTTGCAGTGGTATCTGTGAGAATAGTAGAAGTTAAAAGTCTCCGGGCAAAGATGCGAGTGTCTGTCTGTTGACTGGTGACTAAAGCAGCGATCGCATTACTATCTTGTAAAAAATATTCGCGTTTTTCATCTATCCAGCGGTAAGCTTGAGTACGAGCTCGTTCATACACGCAATTCGCTAAGGCAAGAACTAATTCAATGTTGGGTGAGGTGGAATTGTAGTTAAGCAGCGCTAGTTCAAATGCAAATTGCGCTGTAACTTCATAACGTTGATTAACAAGTTGGATGATTGTAGGTATATCAATCGAAGCACAAAAGCGATCGCACGTTCTCAAAACTTTGACTGCAAAATGATGAACGCGATCGCACTCACTCTGCAATAATAAATGTAAAAGCGCATCTGGGTTTTGCTCCCAAAGTTGCCCAAAAGCTTCTTCTCTAACTGCGGGTTCTGGATCTCCGGGTTTATAACCTTCCCGACAGCACCATGCTTGAGAATTGGTTTTCAACTCATAGCGGGGACTGTTTTGGTAAAGGATGTGGTTAAAAGTCAAATATCCTGCAAAAGCATCCCAATTGCGCCTTATTGTAGACGAGTTCCAGCGATAGAAAACTGATTCTCTTACTTCTTCAGCATCTTCATCAGAATACTGAAGAAGAACGCCTACAGCCATTTTTACATAGTCAGGGTCACTTTCTTCGCCTAACTGTTTGAGAGTACGCCACACGCGACGTAACAAATATTCACGAGTATTGCTGCTGTAAGCGATTCTTGACTCAGGATGTTTTAGTTCTTCTTTAACTTCACTACCTTTATATTCATAACGCCCTGTTTGGCGATTATAATTACCCCATAAAGTCTTTCTTAAATGTCCCCCGCTTGGCAGACTAACATAATAAGACTCGCTAGAGAAACCTGCTTTTTCTATCTCTAACCTATAAGCAAGAATACCAAAGACTTCTGCATCGTGGCGATATTCCGCCATTTTGAAAATATGGCGAAGTTGTTTAAAATAGTTTGGTTTGAAAGGTGAGGTGCATAAAATATCAAGCAGTGCAGGACGAACGTATTGATTATCAATTTGATAAATCGTGTCTAAGACGGGAAAATGCTTGTAGTTATCGTGTTTTAGATAGTTAGATAAAGCTGTTGCAAACTCCTTTGACGAACCATTTAGCGTTAAATTTTGTAACTCAGGTGGTAAAAATTCAATTTGTTGTGCTTGTAAACTTGCTCTCTCTTCGGCATCAGATAGTTTAAGTAATGCTTCAAAAGCGATGCGGCGAACAAATTCGGGATTAGAGAGATTATTATATAGCTGAGTGAGGGGAGCGATCGCACGATCATCACCACACCAACCCAAAGCCCAAGCAATGCAATAATCTCTTAGTGGTTCACCAGTACCAATAAGCTTGATTAGTAAAGGTGTAGCTTCACTAATTTTAAGTTCTCCTGCTCGCCAAATTGCCCGTTCTAACTTTGATTTACTCGGTTTGTCGTCCGCAAGTCGATTGAGAATTGCTTCTTTGCGTGCATTTTCGCTTTTCTCAACTCGTGGTGTCGATTCTAAATTAACTGGTTGAGCGTTAAGCTCACGATATCCCTTTTTAGTCTTTTCGCCAACCAGCTTGTCGAATGCTTGCTCCGCTTGTGCTAAAGGTACAGAAGAAGTAGTTTTCGTACCTTCTTTGAGATTAGTGCCCCGCCGTCCGTAACGGAAGTTAACTACATAACGATCTTTACCAGTCTGACAAAGATCCACTTCGTAGATTTTATCAGAAGTTCCATCTTGATAGTGCAGTGTAGTCTGTTTAATTAGTTTCATCGCACCCATCTTGCTACTGTGCTGATGACAATCTATTGTGGCTCGATTTTGCTAGAGTTGCCAGATGTGGGGTAGTTAGAAATTGTATTTTTTATACAACACCTTCCAAAAAGCTTACACCCTATGAAGGTGAAGCTAGACGAACAAAGCCTGCGGAGGCAGGCTGTAAGCTTTTTAGCCCACCTGCGTGGGCTTGGTACGTAGAGCCAGCTAAGCGCCTGTTCGCGCAGCGTGCGCTTGGCGCAGGGCAAATAAACCTCTTGATAAAAACCCAATTTCTTAAAGTAAATTATTTCGTCAATTGGAAAGTTGAAATAATCCGTTGAAAGTCTTGTCTAATTTTGTCTGACTTGTTTCCGTAACCGACATTTAGTATTATAATATATTGCCCTTTTTTACTGGGTAAGACTATATTATCACCACAGATCAGCCCACACCAGGAATAAGATATAGCACTTTGACCGACAAAATTTAAAGTTTGATAATTACCTTGACGGAAACGTTTAAAATTTGACTGGGGAGTATTTTGAGTTACCCATTGCAGCGCTGAAAGTTTATTAGGATTACTGAATGCAGAAATGCTGATACTGCTAGATGGTGCTTCAGTCGTAAATAATTTTCCAGCCTGAATTGCTTGATAGTCCGAATTTTTCCACAGTGTCAAATATGCTTGGTCAGGATATTTATTTTCAAAGCTTTTATCTAAAGTGTAGCTATTAGGATATGTTATCTTAAAGCCAAATTTCTGACTTTGGTAAGTTACCTGACTGCTTGCTGCAAAAATTTGGGTACTGCCAATTTTTGGTATGACAAAGATGCTAGTTGGTATCATGCAAAAAACTGCTAAAAATAACACCTTTTTGAATGTTAAACCAGTTAACCTAAGTAAGTAGGCGAAATTAAACATAAAATGTCTTTTTATTTCGTAGTGAGCGCTTTAGCGCTCAAATAAAGGTTTTTGAGGGCTGTTAGCGGAGCTTTCCCGTAGGGTAGCCCTCACTACAACTGAGGAGCATTTATTTATCCCCGTCTACTTACTAGTAGATTGAGACATTTTCAAAAATTAAAAATTTTGATTTACGCCAATCGCAGGCAGGATGCCTGCGCCACAACTGTCCCTTGAATCATCTTAATATTTGTAACTTAAAAGTTGAATCTCGCCATTTTTTGGTAGACTACCAGAGTTAATAGCAAGAGTGTCACTATTGCTACGACGTACATTCACGCCCTGCATCAAATTTAAAAAATCATCGAGTGGGGAAATATCACAGGTAGCGGTATCTGCGGCTTGTGTACGGTATTGGGTAGGAATTATCAGCTTGGGATTTAACACCTGAACTGCTTGCTTGGCTTCTTGGGCATTGTAAGCCTTGGCACCACCTCCTACGGGGATGAATGCCACATCAGGACGCCCCATGAGGATTTTTTGCTCAATTGAAATCGGTGCGGCGGCTCCTCCTAAGTGTAAAATATTAATTCCGCCTTGCTTCCAACTCCAAGCGGTGTTAATGCCAAACTGTTTACCGCCTTTGCGATCGTGGTCTATGGCAATTCCCTGGAATTTTATGCCTTGAAATTCGTAAACTCCCGGTTCGTAGATTAGCTTTGGATTTCCAGGTAGTCCTTCTACGGCACCTTCATCTAACAGTTGACTGCTAATTAGTACTAAATCTGCGGTGACGCCTTGGGGAGGACGATATTTAGCAGTACAACCGATCGCTCTAAACGGATTTACGAGAATTCTTGTACCACCACCAGTAAACAGAAAGCAAGAATGACCCAACCACTGAACTGATAATGAACCGCTAGATTGTGCGTTAGCTTGAAGGTGTGAACCTAACTCAGTAACCAAGGCTGTTAGTAACCCTGCCCCAGCATAGCCCATCAACTGTCGTCGTTTCATTACTATCTCGATTGTAATTGTTCCAGAAAGTTTCGCAATAACTGCTTACCTGAAGATGTCAGGACACTCTCTGGGTGAAACTGGACGCCTTCAATGTGAGGATAGTTCCGGTGTCGCACTCCCATAATAGTTCCATCTTCTACCCAAGCAGTGATTTCTAACACGTCCGGGCAAGTTTCGCGGTCTATCACTAAACTATGATATCTGGTTGCGGTCATAGGATTCTCTAAACTCCGAAAAACTCCTACTCCTGCGTGAGATACAAGAGAAGTTTTGCCATGCATCAATTCAGGGGCAGAAACGATTTTACCACCGAATACTTGACCAATGCTTTGATGTCCTAAACATACGCCCAAAATAGGCAAGTTAGATCCGAGATTTTCAATCAAATCTAGAGAAATTCCCGCATCTTCTGGTCGTCCAGGTCCTGGGGAAATCACGACTGCATCAGGCTTGAGTGACCGAATTTCCGAAACAGATATCTTATCGTTACGAAAAACTTTAATATCCTCTGCTACTGGAAACTCTGCTGCTAGTTCTCCCAAATACTGCACCAAGTTATAGGTAAAGCTGTCGTAATTATCGATGACTACAAGCACAGCGATTAACTCCTAGATTTTACAACTGAATATAATAAGCGTTTTACTCTCAGCAGATTTTAATAGTTGTTCAGACATGCGAATATAAAACACGATTAATCGTGCCTAATTAATATAAGATTTAGTATTGTATCAGATTTGGCAATACCAGTTGCTTCGGTGGGAGGTTATCTGGGCAAAGCAGTCACCTCCTTTGATAAAGTGCGTAGACGCAAAGCGGTGAAGCAGCGCGGTCTTCTCCCACTCGCCCAGAGGCGCTTGTCTGCGACACGCACATGCGTTCGCCAAGGGGAGGCAGTGCGTTGGGCGGCTAGCCTTCGGCAACGCAAAGGGCGAACGCCGACAGTCACGCATCTGCCGTGGTTTCCCCCATGAGCGACTGCACCAAGCCGAAGGGCTTGTCGTGAGACATCGCTTCTCAGGATTTCAATGCCGACAAAATTAAGGTAAACATTGGCGGAAGTAAAAGTATACCAGCAACCAGCACCGCGACTAAAGCAGAAACTAGCACAGCACCAGCAGCACAGTCTTTAGCAATTTTTGCCAAATCATGATACGTTTGCTTGACTGTTAAATCTACCAGAGATTCGAGCGCTGTATTCAACAACTCTAGCGCCAAAACTAAACCGCTAGTTAAGCCAATCACCGCTATTTCCACTGGTTGTAGATGTAAAAAAAGGCTCAAGCCGATTGCTAAGGCGCAAACACCTACATGAATGCGAAAGTTGCGTTGAGTTTGAAAAGCGTAACTGATTCCAGCCCAGGCATACTTAAAACTAACAAATAAATTAGAGGCAACGCGCCAGGAGAGTTCCCGATCGTTGGTCACAATTGTTTCTAAGTGGTTTGGCGTGGGTGATGAAGAAACTTGTTTGGACATAGGCTGAAAATATAACAGCAGATTAAATAAAGTGGGAATCTTAGCTGATTTTAATCGCCCAATCAATTTTTAGGTAATTTTATACAGAAGTATTATATAAGGAACGACTAAAATTTAACACTTACGCTCACCCATCTCAGTGCTATTCTAGGTCAATGGTAATACTAATTGCCTTCAGTAATATCACTTGCTGTTTTAGCATTCGCGTTTCTGTTTCTTCATCAGGATGATCCCAGCCTAGTAGATGCAATAAACCGTGAGCTGCTAACCATGCTAACTCGGTTGATAAACTATGCTCCTGCTGTTGAGCTTGACGTTTCGCGGTATCTACAGAAATAACTATATCACCTAGATATAAAGGCACAGAGGCTGTTATTTCCTG
The window above is part of the Tolypothrix sp. NIES-4075 genome. Proteins encoded here:
- a CDS encoding HEAT repeat domain-containing protein, which gives rise to MKLIKQTTLHYQDGTSDKIYEVDLCQTGKDRYVVNFRYGRRGTNLKEGTKTTSSVPLAQAEQAFDKLVGEKTKKGYRELNAQPVNLESTPRVEKSENARKEAILNRLADDKPSKSKLERAIWRAGELKISEATPLLIKLIGTGEPLRDYCIAWALGWCGDDRAIAPLTQLYNNLSNPEFVRRIAFEALLKLSDAEERASLQAQQIEFLPPELQNLTLNGSSKEFATALSNYLKHDNYKHFPVLDTIYQIDNQYVRPALLDILCTSPFKPNYFKQLRHIFKMAEYRHDAEVFGILAYRLEIEKAGFSSESYYVSLPSGGHLRKTLWGNYNRQTGRYEYKGSEVKEELKHPESRIAYSSNTREYLLRRVWRTLKQLGEESDPDYVKMAVGVLLQYSDEDAEEVRESVFYRWNSSTIRRNWDAFAGYLTFNHILYQNSPRYELKTNSQAWCCREGYKPGDPEPAVREEAFGQLWEQNPDALLHLLLQSECDRVHHFAVKVLRTCDRFCASIDIPTIIQLVNQRYEVTAQFAFELALLNYNSTSPNIELVLALANCVYERARTQAYRWIDEKREYFLQDSNAIAALVTSQQTDTRIFARRLLTSTILTDTTAKVLIGRIIAKLLTLSSTQGEMAEEIGETLLISFAPQLRNLGLSVINDLLTHPLVEIQELGVQILLNHEISAENLPSHIIESLLASPYELVQVLGIRLFGQLPDEKLIGEESILIVAMAVNTNAEIRNAIQPIIHRLGAAYPAFTIELASDFIEVLLTPEKHEGIHSYLVRLLREDLQGWMTSVTKETALNLLAAKSSAAQELGGVVLGANSNAWITEFAASEIVKLANHEILSVREAARQMFLQILNRLRLDSEEMLSAVRMLESKWQDSREFAFKIFTTEFGSEEFTPKILVSICDSVREDARRLGRNLLTRNFQQADGQEYLLKFSEHPSADMQLFATNYLQEYAVDNPERLRELMPYFISVLCRVNSGRVAKKRIFAFLDAEAQKSEEAAKVVAEVMTRQSLTMAIGDKAKAIQIMLKIHKNYPQFSLPIDVKAVCEVRM
- a CDS encoding type II toxin-antitoxin system HicB family antitoxin, producing the protein MKDYHINIFYSEEDEGYIADIPDLKFCSAWGSTPEEAVHEVMIAKAAWLETATTEGKSIPQPKYRPIIYQVG
- a CDS encoding MBL fold metallo-hydrolase, which produces MKRRQLMGYAGAGLLTALVTELGSHLQANAQSSGSLSVQWLGHSCFLFTGGGTRILVNPFRAIGCTAKYRPPQGVTADLVLISSQLLDEGAVEGLPGNPKLIYEPGVYEFQGIKFQGIAIDHDRKGGKQFGINTAWSWKQGGINILHLGGAAAPISIEQKILMGRPDVAFIPVGGGAKAYNAQEAKQAVQVLNPKLIIPTQYRTQAADTATCDISPLDDFLNLMQGVNVRRSNSDTLAINSGSLPKNGEIQLLSYKY
- a CDS encoding anthranilate synthase component II produces the protein MLVVIDNYDSFTYNLVQYLGELAAEFPVAEDIKVFRNDKISVSEIRSLKPDAVVISPGPGRPEDAGISLDLIENLGSNLPILGVCLGHQSIGQVFGGKIVSAPELMHGKTSLVSHAGVGVFRSLENPMTATRYHSLVIDRETCPDVLEITAWVEDGTIMGVRHRNYPHIEGVQFHPESVLTSSGKQLLRNFLEQLQSR
- a CDS encoding diacylglycerol kinase family protein → MSKQVSSSPTPNHLETIVTNDRELSWRVASNLFVSFKYAWAGISYAFQTQRNFRIHVGVCALAIGLSLFLHLQPVEIAVIGLTSGLVLALELLNTALESLVDLTVKQTYHDLAKIAKDCAAGAVLVSALVAVLVAGILLLPPMFTLILSALKS